From the Helicoverpa armigera isolate CAAS_96S chromosome 16, ASM3070526v1, whole genome shotgun sequence genome, one window contains:
- the LOC126055405 gene encoding uncharacterized protein LOC126055405 has translation MSKFTCLLLCVVAVSLSKVHATEEEKEAIREAVRPIMQACGKEHGVTLDDLKAAKAAHSADGIKPCFQSCVYKKAGIFNDNGEYDIVNAKTKLQKFVTNDEEYARIAAVGKTCASVNDKAVSDGTAGCDRAALLTACFLEHRAEIII, from the exons ATGTCTAAGTTCACTTGCTTGCTTCTGTGCGTCGTGGCTGTCAGCTTGAGCAAAGTTCAC GCTACTGAAGAAGAGAAGGAGGCTATCCGTGAGGCAGTGAGGCCCATTATGCAAGCATGCGGTAAGGAGCACGGAGTTACCCTGGATGACTTGAAGGCCGCTAAGGCTGCACACAGCGCTGACGGCATCAAGCCCTGCTTCCAGAGCTGTGTCTACAAGAAAGCTGGCATT TTCAACGACAACGGTGAATACGACATCGTCAACGCTAAGACCAAGCTTCAGAAATTCGTGACTAATGATGAGGAGTACGCCAGGATTGCTGCCGTTGGCAAGACATGCGCTTCAG TCAATGACAAGGCTGTGAGCGATGGCACCGCTGGGTGCGACAGGGCCGCACTTTTGACAGCTTGCTTCTTGGAGCACAGGGCTGAG ATCATCATCTAA